The sequence below is a genomic window from Chthoniobacterales bacterium.
CGAGCTGCCGGGGCTTTTCGAGCGTCCGAAAGAGGAGAGGGGACCCGAGTCCAAAGGAAATCCGCCGGCTTCCTGAGTTGGTGTTATGACACGCACCGCTCTTGCCGGTGCTGTCTTCGGAAGGTTGTGCGGGAGCATGGAATTGGGCCGCAAAAAGCCCTGAGCCGGTGCCAAAGCGTTGAAGACGAGCAGGCTGCTCTATAACACGCAAACTGGTTTCCAACGCGAATCGCGTGCCTACAATCGGTAGGCGTTATGAAAATTCATTTCGCTCTTCTTGTCGCGGTGCTGCTCACGACTGGCTGCGCAACCATTACTCGCGGCACGCGCGAGGTGTTCACCGTCGACTCAACTCCCCAGGGTGCCAATGTGCAAATCTCGACCGGCCAAGTTGGTCAGACGCCGTTTAGAGCATTTTAAATAATATTGTAGCCGTTTGGGATTTACATCAGAGTGTGGTCATGAAGACCCTTTCTGTGGATTTACGCCAACGCATCCTCAAGGCCTACGACCGGCAAGACAGCACACGCGACCAAGTGGCGCGCCGGTTTGATGTCTCTGTCGGGATGGTCAAAAAATTGCTCAGCCAGCGGCAACGCTTGGGCGACATCCGCCCGCAGTATCACCGTTGCGGTCGCAAGCCCCTGTTCGATGCGGCCTGCTGCCGACGGTTGCTGGATTTGGTTAAGGCTCGCCCTGACGCCACGCTGCAGGAGTTGCGCGAGGCTCTGGGCGTGGATTGCACGCTGGTGGCCATCCACTACCTGCTGATCCGGTTGGGGCTGACATATAAAAAAAGACACTCCATGCCAGCGAGCAAGGCCGCCCGGACGTGGCCCAAGGGCGTCGTCGCTGGCGCCGCCAGCAAGGCGGGATCGACCCGTCGCGGTTGGTCTTCCTCGACGAGTCGGCGATCAAAACGAATATGACCAGGCTGCGGGGACGCTGCCCCAAGGGTCAGCGTCTGCGTTTTGCCTGTCCTCATGGACACTGGCGCACCACGACGGTGATCGGGGCGGTGCGCTTGGATGGAACCACCGCGGCCATGGCCATCGAGGGAGCCACTGACACTGAGGTCTTCCGGGCCTATGTCCAAGAGGTGCTGGTCCCAACACTGCGCGCAGGAGATCTGGTCGTCATGGACAACCTCGCGCCCCATAAAAACGAGCAGACCATCGCCCTGATCCGCCAAGTCGGAGCCGATGCCGTCTTCCTGCCGCCCTACTCACCGGACCTCAACCCCATCGAAATGATGTGGAGCAAGATCAAGGCCCTCTTACGTAAAGCCGCCGCCCGGACCCACGAGGAACTCTTGGCCGCTCTGGCTCAAGCACTGGACACTGTCACCGCTTCCGACGCTCGCGGTTGGTTTGCCGCATGCGGCTATAGCTTTATTTAACATGCTCTAGCGTGAAGGTTCCGCGCAACGAAACCTTGCATGTCACCATTTCCAAGCCCGGCTACAAGACGCGGCAAACCACCGTGCCTATGCAAATCGCGGGCGGCGGTGGGCTTGCCATGGCAGGCAATGTTGTGCTCGGAGGATTGATCGGCGCGGCTGTCGATGCGGGCACCGGAGCCATGATGGAGCACAAACCCAATCCATTGGTCGTCACGCTCGAGAAACAATAGACGCTTCATGAAGGCGGTTCTTTGCGGACTGATGTCGGTTTCCGTTCTTCTGAGCGGTTGCGCTTCGGCGCCGGAGCCGGAGGTGCGCACGGCCGAGCCGGTGAAGACGATCGATATCCGCAGCTGGCCTTCCGGTTTGGTCGTCGAGTTGAACGGCGAATACGTCGGCACCACGCCGCTCGAGCTGGTCGTCGAGACGACGCGCTATGGTGTGTGGACGGCCGACTACGGCCGCGGCTTCAGCCCGATCATTCTCCGCGCGAGCACGGCGGATGCTTCCGGCTGGGAGCATCTTCATCTTCGCTCTGTCGCTTTCGGCTGCACTCGGCCAATTCGTTTGGGATGACGAGCCTTTGGCTGATCCGGTGCAAGCTGCTGTCGATCGCATCGACAATGCTTTTGGCGCACCCTTCATCGAGCCGATCAGACCGATTCGGCCGGTGATCGAACCGGTGGTCGATGCCGCACGGGCCGCGTTCTCAACAGCCTGTTTTTGATCGAGCAGAAACTTCTCAACCTACCCATCCTTTATCTCAGCCGCTACATCATCGGGCACA
It includes:
- a CDS encoding PEGA domain-containing protein, producing MKAVLCGLMSVSVLLSGCASAPEPEVRTAEPVKTIDIRSWPSGLVVELNGEYVGTTPLELVVETTRYGVWTADYGRGFSPIILRASTADASGWEHLHLRSVAFGCTRPIRLG